CCACCCACCCATACAGACAAAGGAATGGTCCAAATTTTGTGCTGTTGTCCAATGATCTTTCTGCAAGGTAGATCTGCAGTAGGATTTTGCTGAACAAGTAAATCCGTGTGGATCGTCAGTGCCCATACCAATGTTAATTCCGTCGCGAAAACTGTCCAAAAAGAACAAACACCAAAGGCCTAAATATACCTACCAACGATATGTTCGAATTTCGTTTCTTCACCATCTGTGTTAAGTTGAACTCGTACTCCAGATCATCACTTCTTGTTCCCTGTAATCGCAGGTGGGGATGGATTAGTCTATCCTAGAGCTGTTGTATGGTCATTTGCTTTCCTCTTATTGAAAAATATGCTGAAGCACGTTCGCGAAATTTCATCACATCTTGTGACAATGCTTACTATTAGCTGGGATAGTTGAAGGCTAGGGAAGCAACCAGGGTATGGACCCTGGTATTGGGGCCCTCCATTTGACAGGTGTCCATGCCCCCGCCGGATAGATTAGGATGGGTGGATGCTAAGGGACAATGTGGGAAGTGGTTAGTTCAATAAGAATATGATTGAAAACCAAAGAGAACTAGGACAACAATCCACAAGAAGGAAGGAAGCCGAATACACTTTGATATGGTGTGGAAATAAAAGTCGAGATGGAAGAACGTTGATGGCCGGCTCAGGATTCATTAGAAAACCGCCACTCACAAGTCACAAAAGTCTACGCTAAcagctactccctccgttttaaattatagactattttaataaatttagatacatagtttttctATGCACCTAAATATATAGTTTTTACTTTTTTACTATGCATCTACAATTTGGAACAGAGGTTGAGATGGAAGATTGTTGATGGATCAGCTCAGGATTTGTTAGAAACCGCCACTCACAAAGGTCCATGTTAACAGCTACATCAAATATCATGAAGTGGACTGAAAATTATTTATATATACTAGCCTATCAACATGTGCTCCCGCACGgactaattagaattaatataaaataagacttatagctaataataattatctatctcataccctctttcatctattaaatattctaacacatactctaaaatacatatttatcattatctagttgcaatagatttcattttgcatcacacctccatatgtgtttgatatatatttaattgaaccatttGTTTGTGAATTGATAATCTTATCTCTTCCATCATACATGAATATATGGTGATATATATCGTGAGTAGTATTTGTATATAaataataacataaataatatattaataatgatagaaatagtaatttatAATTTTATATTTGTGCACTTTACtatttatataatttagatttagatttaggggttactttaacttttaataataaTATAATTAGATAATTTATATGAAACTTTAGGGAGTTATttgtattatttttataatggcataggtgggtaatttacatAAAGATTAGGGGGCTAATTTAGATTTTTTATAATAACacaggtgggtaatttagatacatgtttaggAGGATACTTTAGTCTATTTTTGTAATGACAGAGGTTGGTAATTTATTAGGAAATATAGCCGATCCAGTGACTATTATGAGTAGAGTTGTTGGATTGATGGgtgaatattttttatttttgttaGAATTTTTAAGACTTTTCTAGTTTTTTAAAGTGTCCACCTATAATTTTAGGTTGCTTCGCATGGAGGCTTCGAAAGGAGCCTCCAATTAGTATTTATTAGTATAGTGAGATTTGAAAATCCACTCGGCTGTTCAAACCACCGTTAAGTTTTTGACCACACATGCGTCGTAGGTCACATGTTCACCTCGCGATGTACGCTATGAAGTCATCGAGATCCTTGCGCGAATTCCCGCCGTCAGCCACAGAGGCGCGGAGCGCCTCCCCTAGCTCCTTGGCCCGTTGCCGCACCGCCATCCCGCTGTCTGACAGCATTGCCTCCTCGATGACCTTCTGGATGGCCTCCGCCGGCACGATCTCACCGTGCTTCTCCCAGGGCCTCACGAGGAGGCCGGCCTTGAGGTACTTGCACAGAAGCTCCGAGTCCCATGGCTGGTCGGAGTGCATGGGCCACGCGAGCACCGGCTTCCCGTGGCTCAGGCTCTCCATGGTCGAGTTCCATCCGCAGTGGCTCATGAACGCCGCCGTCGCGCCGTGCGCGAGGATCTCCAGCTGCGGCGCCCACTCGGTGATCACCAGCCCCGCCCCCTCGGTTTCCTTGGTGAACTCGGGCAGGAACTTGGCGTGCCGGCTCTCGCCGGACTCGGCGAATATGTTGGCGCTGTCGGCGTCGCGGAGAACCCAGATGAACCGTTGCTTGCTGCCCTTCAGCGCCGCCGCGAGCTCGGCGACTTGCTCGGCGTGGAGATACGACGTCGTGCCGAAGGAGACGTAGAGCACGGACGCCGGCGGCTGCTCGTCGAGCCACTCAAGGCACTCGTGTCGTGCCCGTCCGCCCGGCGTCCGGGCGTCCGCGCCGAGCAGTGGGTTCAGCGGCCCGACCCCGAAAAGCCTCTGGCCCTGGAACTGCGGCTGCGCGGCAACCACGTCGATGAACTCGCCCTCCAGGGCGCGGCATGTGTTCATGACCACGCCGGCGATGGGCGCGCCCTGCTCGTCCTGTTCCATCCGGACGATGAAATCCACGAACTCCCTGGACATGCAGGCGTCGACGGGGAGGAACTGGAGGCCGTAGTCACGCAGGAGCCGGTGCCCCGGGTCCAGCCACCCGATGTTGTACGACATGGCCACGCACTGCAGCCCGAACGCCTCGCCGTTGCccagccgcgccgcctccgtGGCGGCGAAGGCGTTGAGGCGGTCGAACACGACGGCCACGCGGCGGTAGGTGGTGGACAGGCGCCCAAGGAGCGCCGAGAGCGGGGCGCGCGCCGCGGACGCAAAGGCCTCGAACATGGGCATGAGGTGGTTCGGGAACGGCGAGGCCGCGGCCGGGTCCGGGGCCGGGGAGTCGTACGCGGGGACGTCGAGGTCGTGGAACTCGATGGAGCCGAGGGCCCGGGGGTCCCAGCCGTGCAGGCGCTCGCGCGCCTGGCGgacgtgcggcggcggcgccgcgtaGTGCACGGCGAGCCCCCGCGACGCGAGCAGCAGCGACAGGTGGAGCAGCTGGTTCAGGTGGCCCTGCGCCGGGAACGGCACGGCCACCACGGCGACGGATTCCAGCGCGTCAACCGCCATCGGGGCCTGTCAGAGTTCAGACTGACTGTATGTGCAGGTGTACTTCCAGTTCCAGTGGCGTAGAATTTTTTGGTAGACCGATGGGCTATATAGGCACACGCCGCAGCATTTCTGGGAACCAACCTGCGGCCGGCTCCAGCGCCCATCGGAAATATCGTCACCGGATCGCAGGGGATAACTCTTGAAAAATGCTCGATCTCGAGTGGGTGGGATGGCCAATCCGTAGCAATCAGGATGACAAAGCAGACCAAGTAGTGAATGGCGACAGGGACTTGTTTGGCTCGCTGGCATGGTGGCTTCAGCTCCGCTGGGATCTTGTTCCGGGGGTGCGCGTCCTGACTTATTGGAAACCTCGTCGTAGCTAGGCAGCGACGGCGCAGGCGGCCGGTGTTCGTCATCGGTGACGAACGACGGCCGGCCGGTGTGATCCTCTGCAGTGCAGCCTCAAACGGAACAGGTGAGGGAGGTGGGCACGCAACCAATGACGTGCAGTACTAGCTAGTAAACAAGCTCATCCTTGCTGCTTCTGATCTACTATCTATCGCAGAATTGTTCATTATTTGGGGAATCTGAGATGAGCACGCGATAGTAGTTTTCGCTATCCGATCACAACAGCGACTCGTAAAGACTCTTCAGTAACCGTAATGTAAGGGAATGTAAGTTGACTTGTGTGCAGTACTGCAGTTGCAGACGCCATGGCTCGGTGAAAGATCGACGAAGGATAGGTTGGAGTGTTGGACTTGGATCTCAGGGAAAGTGACTGCAAAAGTGCATCACCATCAGTCACCGAGTCCAATCCTTTGACATCATCACCATGACGGTGTTGCCCCGTCagacgccgcgccgcgccggctccGCTCCGGAACGGCAGACTGTCACCGTCGCCCGTCGCTGCCGCTGCCCCCACAGACGTTCCGAGTTCCGACCGCGTGCCTCGATTTCTCCCGTGGCTCCCGGCGATTCCATTGGGAACGCCTCGCGATCGCTGCTCCGGGGCGTTGTTGGCATGTGCTGCTTGGTCGGATCGAAAGCCGCTTCCCCCAGGAATTCGAACCATTTTTTGTGTGCGTGCCGCTGTGCGGTTGGCAAGATGCTCAGACCGGATGAGGTGATCGCTGATGAAAGCGCGAAGGGACCGAGGCTGAGTTCCGGCCGGGCCGATCACGGCGGCTGCGATGTCGATCTTGCTAGCGTCTTGCGCAGCAGGGGACACCGGGAAGCTCCAGGGCTCCGGGGCGTCCCGTGCTATCCTCCGCCCGCCGGTGCCCCGTCGGCGTCAGACTTGGCTCAGCGGCCGACCTGTGCCGTGCAAGCCAGCCAGGCGCGGGAGCCACCGCGGGGCGTTGCCTCTGGACGGGCGCGCGGAAAGGCAGTTGCCTTTGCCTGCACGATTCTCTGGAGCCCTGCTACAGGGCGCGCACGTTTCTCTTGCTCGGCGTCGAACAGTTTCAAGATCGACACCGTCTGTGAGCGAGGCACTGTGAGGAGGGTTGCTGCTGGCCCGGTTGTGTTCGGTGGCCATCGTTAGGGGATTGGGGGAGGGTAAGCCAGCCCAGCAAAGGAGGCACTCGGGAGACAACCGGTGGGAAGGGAACGAGCGGGCAAGAGCAAAAAAATAATGACCGTATCTGTTTCCTAATTGGAGGATTTCTCTGGTtccaaaagaaaagaaggaagatGAACTCGCAAACCCCCTGCTAACCAAAATATGACAAACTCGGGGTCTCGACCGAAGTTGTGAGACTCGGAGTCGTCCAAGGTCTATCTTCAATTCTTTACATGGCCCGAATCGCCGGCGAGGAATTCTTCAAAAAGTTGATTGCTATAGCCGTAGCAGTCTCCCTTCGCGCTTCCTTCGTTCGCATCTCCCGGCACCGCCAGCTTACCGGGCGCGTCGTCAGCCGCCGGCGTCGCCTCTACATCTACTGGCCCAGCGGCGCTGGCAGCTGGGATCGCCGGACTAGATTGCTGCTGCTGGACGCCGCTGCAAGGGTAGAAGTTGAGAGGCACCGGAAACTGGGTGCAAGGGACCATGGCTTGTGCTCCCGCAGGATGATCGAGATTGGCACCCTCCTCGAAGCATGCTGGCTGTGTGGACGCCGCCGGCCTGACATGTTGCTGCCCTGCGAAAGACGCGCTGCCCTGCTGTGATTTCAGTTCAGCTAGCAGCAGCTGCAACACTCGCTATTTGCGCGCTTTCATGTCCTCcatctgctgctgcggctgcagctgcagctgccCTGGTGGCGGTCGCGAGAAGGGCGGCGGCTGTCTGGCTGCTAGGTTCGGTGGACGCATCATCGCCGTCCGACCAAGAGAGTTGGGGACGGTTGCAGCGGCGGCCCGGTGCGGCGGGCATAGCCTCAGCACCGGCGGCCCCTGCCCGTGGGGCCCGTTCGTCAACGGCGGCCGCTGCAGCTGCACCGGTCCCTGCATGCTGGTGtacatcggcggcggcggccactgCATCAGCGGGGGCAGCCCTGGTACGCCGTGGTAGTACCCTGCTGCTCCGACTCCGGCCGGCGGCGCTcgcatgccgccgccgccgttcgcgTGCTTCGTGGGCCGTGGCGGTCCCGGGGGCAGATTCTGCCGGGACGAAACCCGCTTGTTCGGCGCGTTGGCGTGCCTGCTCGGCTGCACCACCGCGGGCCTCTTGCCCGCGCTCTTGCTCGACGTCGCCCGCGGGGATGACGTCTCCGCGACGCTCTCCGGCGCCGGCCCGGGCTGCGACGAGGTTGGCGCCTCCTCGTCACACGCGGGGGCGGAGCTGTTGCTGCCCTCCTCGTCCTCGAGCTCTCTCCATTTTTTCAACGGGCTCTTGTAGATCCTACACATGACGTACTTGTTCAACTGCAAGCATAAAACTAGTCTCAAGTCAGGACAGCCATTAGATGCAAACAAGAATTTTGGCGGGGAGAAAGAAAactctttttctttttgaaagaTCGGGGAAAGAAAACTTCGAAATTGCAGAGGTGTAAACTATCGTACAACTAGACGTCCGCGAGAGAACTGACCAGCATGTGGTCTCTGGGCTTTTCGCGGGTCGCGCTCTTGAGAGCTCTCTCTTTCCCGGGCTCCGGGACGGTCAGCTCATGCATCAGCCACTTGGTCTTGGTCTCGTTCTTGGGCTCGCCCGCGTAGTAGGCGAGGGTGTTCTCGGTGAACTTGACCGCGCCGACGCTGAGGTTCTTCCTGGGACCCTTGTTCGCCTTGGAGTGGCCCGCCGCGCCCTTCTTCCCTGGCTTCGACTGGCCCGTCGACGGCTTCCACCGGCCGCGGTTGTCTGCCGTGCGCCGCGTCGGCCTGTCCCCTCCCGGGTACCTGCGGCTCCTCGGCGACAGGAAGTACCAGTTGTCGTCCGCGCCCCTCTCCTCGTACCTTTCTGTGTGAAAGTGGCGGCGATTAACTGAACTTGTAAGAATCCACTCCAGCCATGGCCATGGTGCTGCATTACTGGAGTAGAAAGAGGACTGTCGGGGATTAGCAATGGAGGTCAGGTCAGGTGATGCTTACTGGTGAGTATCTCCGGGTCGCACTCGTACGCGTCCGCCTCGATGACGGCGTCGTTGGGCACGGTCGGCTTGTCGAGCAGCTTGGGGAGGAGGTAGAAGTCCACGAGCTCCCGGAGCGTCGGCTTGAACCGGAACCCCAGCGTGTAGTTGTCTTCCTTGTCGTCTCCCCCTCCGCTCGGTCTCTCCACTCCTGCCATGTCGGCGACTCGACTCGTGACCCCTACGTGAGGTTTCGAGGTTGACGTTGGCACGGGAGACAGACGACGGCAGGAGAGATACTACGTCGGGAGTCCTTATCGGGCCACGAAACCATGAGCTTTTTATTCTGCAGCTTCCTTACAATCGTCACCCAACCTGATTGGAGACGAACAACAACTCTTAACACTTCCGTCCAGGTCTACAACCAATGTTGCAGCGTCCGTATTCGAGTCCCGTTCCGGGAAGGAAACAGCTCGAAGCATCTGATTGGCTCCCGACCAGATCACCGGGAAACACCAGAGGCAGCACCGCGTGCCGTGACTGTGAACGAGGTCCTACTACTTCGCCCCCCTCATCTCCAGAGTAAGCTGCTAGAAAAGCAACGGCTGACCTGATGAGCAAATTGTATCTGAAAATTGGAACATATCGTTTATTACACAACTGCTACACCCAAACAAATTCAAAAATTTGAATTAGGCATCCTTAGGACGCTAACATAACGAATCAGTGTAGTGAGAAGCAATCATGTACAGTCACTTCGACGGgaagctgagccactggcaaCCTTTTTGATATCCAAGCGCCCCAACGAGAGTTTAGATAAGGTCCATGTTAGGTTCAGGAACCACTACGACTAACATTTTGCCTAGACGCCCGGCGTTGCTCACCTGCCGGTTTTCTTGATTTCCCCCCTGCAAATCCTCACGGCAATGCTTGAGGTTGCTGTTCGCAACGCTCCAGTACATCAGAATTGCCTGCCAAGTGGTGATCCGATTGACCATGGCTTGTCTTCAGGCAACAAGGCCTCTGAATAACATTCAAAGATGAAGTGTACAGGAGCCACTCTCAGTTACTATCGGCCCCGTGCCATCTTTCGCCTCTTCCTCTCCTGCTCACGTCTCTCTTCCTCCTCAATCAGGCGGAGTtgctcctcatcctcctgccTAGCAATCCTTGCACTGAAAAGGAAGCAAGATCAATCAAAATTGAAATAGATACAAAACAGAGGACATTCAGCCAGGGAAATTATCTTTAACCATCTATGCAGGCAGTGCAAAATTTAAGCTTAAAGCATACAATCATATTTGATATATTGCCACAGAAATAACAATGCTATAGAAACTTTTCTTCAACTTGTACGACTGGATAAACTAAGAGAGAAAATCAATACCTTCTTTTCTCTTCCCTCTCTATAGTAGCAAAATCTGCTTCCATGTCACTATCATCCTCATCTCTGCCAGCATATTTTCTAGGATCATACCTGCAGTCGAAGCCAAAAATAAGAATCCAACTATCTTTAAGTATTATTTGAAACAGACATTGCAATCAAATAATGCTTGGTTTGCTCAGTTTGACAACCATGTTTAGTAAAACACTTTTATAGAGGGTGACACTCACTATTGACCCAAATGAACAATATAGAAGAAGTTTATCAAGGACAATACCCGAACATATTTCTGATCATGGCAAGGGGgtcctcctcatcttcatcttcatcaaATCTTCTTTTCACCACTTGCTTTCTCTTTGCATGATCATCACGTATTCCATTGGAAGAGAGAGGCCGAGATGGCTGCAGAGATGACAAAATAAAGAAACAAATGAAAAACATCAGCTATCCTGGCCAAACAAGAGTTCATCCGTATAGAAGAAATAAGTGTAGCATAGCATTAAACAGAAAATAAAGGTAAACAGGTGTTTCCTGCAAATAAATATTACCATGGGTTTTGAAGGAGGTCGGATCTGCCTTTCTACTTGTTTTACTCTATCATTTGCCTGAACTCTTCTTTGCTCCAAGTATTGACCCTGCGAAGAAAGAGGCCTTTGCACTTGCATTGACTGAGACCTGTTACTTTGCATCTGTGGTCTGTGAGTTTGTGAAGATTGCAATTTCTGAACATGTGAAGACTGCTGCGGTCTTTGACTCTGCAAGGACTGTTGTGGCCTCTGACCCTGTGACACCTGCTGTGGCCTTCTATTCGGCAATGACTGTTGTGGCCTCTGCTGCACCGATTGTTGTGGCCTCTGACCATGGGAAGAAAGCTGTGGTCTCTGACCAGCTGACTGCATCCTCTGACTTTGCGAGGATTTTGGCCTGTCGATCTCATGCCTCGAGGCTACACTACCCTTCCTCAGTGCTGGATCATTCAAATCCTTTGAAAGATGCCTATTAGCAATAGGACCCTTGGTTGGAAGCTTTTGGCTTGTAATTTTGCTATTACTTGCCTGGTTGGATCCATTTCTAACAATACTATGCATCCTCTCACTGTCACGTGAAACCACCCTTTCTCTATTTGACAAAGCCTCCCTTCTCATGGAATCTACCCTACCTTCAGCATGTCTTTGGGTTGACAATGTGTTCTTAGATCCATATCCATTTGACAGCCGTGCAGGTTGACTTGTTGGCGCCTTGCTCTTTGCTGCTGAATGCATCACCTCACGATCTTCAATAGCAAGAAACCAACAATCAGCATTCCCTATTGCAGAAACAGGGAAGTCCTTGTTTAGTGAAATTAGAGTTCAAACTTTACTTACCAGCCTTTTGAGAAAAGGAAGATCTAGCTGCAGATTTCTCCTTTGGAGAGGATGAAAGGTCAGCATCATCTGAGAGTAGAAATGAATAATCCCGGTTATCCTTAAGTGCCTCAGCCTTCTTCTTTACCTGCAAATTGCAGCTGCTATGTTGTGAATACACTATTTCAGGCTCAGTGTAGCAAACATGCAAACAATGCCACGAATATAAATTATTTATACCTCATTAACTATCTTTGGTTTATGCTGATGTCCATTTACTCTATTTTGAACTTTAGAGGAGGATGGCACATCCCtctacaaaagaaaaaaaatggtcACTTAATGTTGTTTCAGCGCCTAATCAGAATTACATGAATGAGCATTATACTACATGTACTACAGAAGGCCTTGGATCTCTTGAGATTGTGCTATGCAGTTCTTTCAATGACTTTCTTTCTTCAATCACTCGTCGAGAAATCACCGGCTTAGATGGTCCAAAGAAAGAGCCAAATctacagaaaaaaaaaagaagttaTACACATAGAAGGACACTATATAACAACAGTAAGGTAGGATATGCAGTGTGTCTAAAGGTTCCCCTTATTCATCAAATATTGATTGGTGCATGCCACAATTTAAAAGACAAATGGGTTCACCAACATCACAACCACACTAAAAACGCATAATAGCTAAGTGGAACAAAAAATTTCCAGTGGCATGCAACTCTCAAAAGAGTATAATGATCAATAGTATATGAAAACTCATCAAAAGAATCATTCCAGAGGGAACAATTATCTATCATGCAAATCTGAATTTTTCTGAATGGCATGAACTCAAAGGTGTGTTTCTATGGGAAAAAAACAAAGGAAAAAAATGCTTCTGATGAATGTTAAATAGGTACATAAAACAAGCTTACTTGTTATCCCTGGTTGGAGGAACTCTATcatgggaggaagaagagcggccAGCTGCACTGGCGGCAGCAGCCTTTGCCTTTCTTCTAATCTGCTCCTTTAGCCGCTCTCTCAACTCAAGGATCTCCTTTTGTCCCTCTAGAGGTTCTTCCTCCTCAACATACTCATCCCCAGCACCTGAACCATCCTCCTCGTACTCATCTTGATCATAATACTCGTCTTCATATTCATACTCCACTGCTCGATGGTAACCCTACATGATAATTATCATCATTTGCACAGATTTTTCAAGATTTTCAATACTATGGCTCCCCTCTTTGTTTTGTTATAATTATTACTTTCCACCTCAGAGCAAATCACAAAATGAGACTTAGTCCCCTGTCTACCTCAGTTTTTCCCCAATTCAGTTAACTAATCCAACATTCACATGATACACTACTTCAACTGTGATTTATAGTGCTTTTAAGGATCATAAGTGGTCAAAACTGAACAAAATGAAGTGTAAAAAGTAGAGCTTACATTGGTCTCGTATTCGTAGCCCCTCATTATCACCAGGATCCCGTCGTATCAGCTTCAAAATCCCCGAATCCCCTGAATAGGAGCAATACAACTTTCGTAAGTTTGCAGAGATCGCCATGAATCTTTCTGACAATGTCCAAGTTGAAACGGCCAAGCATCCAATTGGAACCAAATACAGATCGAATCGGCATCGCCGCATCGGTTGACCCTAAAATTCCTGCGCAAAGGGGCTCAAACCATAGCCCAGGCACCTAATCGCTCAAATCCCGCCCCAGACGCGACGCAAGGAATGGCGCATCTAGGGTTTCGATGCAGACCGCGGGGCGAATCTGGAACGCCGCGGCAGCAAAGCAACCATCGGAACCAACGGAATTCGACCCACCGGTTCGGGACCTCACCTCGGGGAGCGGAGACTCCTCGTCCCGCGGCGGGCCGCGGGGATCGGACTA
The sequence above is drawn from the Panicum hallii strain FIL2 chromosome 7, PHallii_v3.1, whole genome shotgun sequence genome and encodes:
- the LOC112899644 gene encoding NAC domain-containing protein 22-like, whose translation is MAGVERPSGGGDDKEDNYTLGFRFKPTLRELVDFYLLPKLLDKPTVPNDAVIEADAYECDPEILTKRYEERGADDNWYFLSPRSRRYPGGDRPTRRTADNRGRWKPSTGQSKPGKKGAAGHSKANKGPRKNLSVGAVKFTENTLAYYAGEPKNETKTKWLMHELTVPEPGKERALKSATREKPRDHMLLNKYVMCRIYKSPLKKWRELEDEEGSNSSAPACDEEAPTSSQPGPAPESVAETSSPRATSSKSAGKRPAVVQPSRHANAPNKRVSSRQNLPPGPPRPTKHANGGGGMRAPPAGVGAAGYYHGVPGLPPLMQWPPPPMYTSMQGPVQLQRPPLTNGPHGQGPPVLRLCPPHRAAAATVPNSLGRTAMMRPPNLAARQPPPFSRPPPGQLQLQPQQQMEDMKARK
- the LOC112899643 gene encoding trichohyalin-like encodes the protein MRGYEYETNGYHRAVEYEYEDEYYDQDEYEEDGSGAGDEYVEEEEPLEGQKEILELRERLKEQIRRKAKAAAASAAGRSSSSHDRVPPTRDNKFGSFFGPSKPVISRRVIEERKSLKELHSTISRDPRPSVVHRDVPSSSKVQNRVNGHQHKPKIVNEVKKKAEALKDNRDYSFLLSDDADLSSSPKEKSAARSSFSQKADREVMHSAAKSKAPTSQPARLSNGYGSKNTLSTQRHAEGRVDSMRREALSNRERVVSRDSERMHSIVRNGSNQASNSKITSQKLPTKGPIANRHLSKDLNDPALRKGSVASRHEIDRPKSSQSQRMQSAGQRPQLSSHGQRPQQSVQQRPQQSLPNRRPQQVSQGQRPQQSLQSQRPQQSSHVQKLQSSQTHRPQMQSNRSQSMQVQRPLSSQGQYLEQRRVQANDRVKQVERQIRPPSKPMPSRPLSSNGIRDDHAKRKQVVKRRFDEDEDEEDPLAMIRNMFGYDPRKYAGRDEDDSDMEADFATIEREEKRSARIARQEDEEQLRLIEEEERREQERKRRKMARGR
- the LOC112899818 gene encoding putative cis-zeatin O-glucosyltransferase, which translates into the protein MAVDALESVAVVAVPFPAQGHLNQLLHLSLLLASRGLAVHYAAPPPHVRQARERLHGWDPRALGSIEFHDLDVPAYDSPAPDPAAASPFPNHLMPMFEAFASAARAPLSALLGRLSTTYRRVAVVFDRLNAFAATEAARLGNGEAFGLQCVAMSYNIGWLDPGHRLLRDYGLQFLPVDACMSREFVDFIVRMEQDEQGAPIAGVVMNTCRALEGEFIDVVAAQPQFQGQRLFGVGPLNPLLGADARTPGGRARHECLEWLDEQPPASVLYVSFGTTSYLHAEQVAELAAALKGSKQRFIWVLRDADSANIFAESGESRHAKFLPEFTKETEGAGLVITEWAPQLEILAHGATAAFMSHCGWNSTMESLSHGKPVLAWPMHSDQPWDSELLCKYLKAGLLVRPWEKHGEIVPAEAIQKVIEEAMLSDSGMAVRQRAKELGEALRASVADGGNSRKDLDDFIAYITTPTLRMEQIAELAAALRDSNQRFIWVLRDADRGDESADHDEKQSRHAELLPMFTKQTQGRGLVITGWAPQLDILAHDATAAFMSHCGWNSTVESLSHGKPILAWPMHGDQPWDAELVCNYLKAGILVRPWEKHGEVTPAEAIRQVVEAAMLSDEGMAVRQRAKVLGEAVRASLADSGSSRKHLDDFVAHITKFGWTFGWYYT